The following proteins come from a genomic window of Halorussus halophilus:
- a CDS encoding DUF7090 family protein, with protein MDYQLAIENAPDTIPGGTGILLLHPSTGETDRIDTDFLKADTDNFLVISTRTTAREVKQKLDHYDVDETKAEILDTLSIERGYSRRSTDNVHYVSSPDDLDGILEITERFLEETDGKRRISLDSITEMAYYADEGDVRDLIQDVLDMLDEHDAVGLFHLSKGVHDEVQVEQFLGMFDAVVDLDRDGNVSADF; from the coding sequence ATGGATTATCAACTCGCAATCGAGAACGCGCCCGACACGATTCCCGGTGGCACGGGCATCCTGCTTCTGCATCCCAGTACCGGTGAAACAGATCGCATCGACACCGACTTCCTGAAAGCCGACACGGACAACTTCCTCGTCATCTCCACGCGAACGACCGCGCGTGAGGTAAAACAGAAACTCGACCACTACGACGTAGACGAGACCAAAGCCGAGATTCTGGACACGCTCAGCATCGAGCGCGGTTACTCGCGACGAAGCACCGACAACGTCCACTACGTCTCTTCGCCCGACGACTTGGACGGCATCCTCGAAATCACCGAGCGATTCCTCGAAGAGACCGATGGCAAGCGCCGTATCAGCCTCGACTCCATCACCGAGATGGCCTACTACGCAGACGAGGGCGACGTTCGGGACTTGATTCAGGACGTGCTGGACATGCTGGACGAACACGACGCAGTCGGTCTCTTCCACCTCTCGAAAGGCGTCCACGACGAGGTGCAGGTCGAGCAGTTCCTCGGCATGTTCGACGCCGTGGTCGATTTGGACCGCGACGGCAACGTCTCGGCTGACTTCTGA
- a CDS encoding phosphotransferase family protein, whose translation MTTEAPAVSRSVVRQALARVEVPEQHRFSAADATITHVDGGVNDVFFVGGPDHDEFVVKFAAYSTRAHFRAGVAAYRLLAEYTDLPVPTVYAFEENPAETPPFVVMERLPGEELAADFRDVASVTAPDAVRILGAVVGEFATIPESATDGYGPIQSFDDDGSGPRAVANFDDCATMLVEYGETLYDGSPDHDALEEIVPAVPEFLRANRDRFPTEPTPSVVITDLSPQNLLSRDGTPPDGIDGVTGVFDLERAKIGPLEFTAINTEYLLSRYVSDPDPVREALYDPLPFDSDVPARDLYRLIAMGRSVNALARWYDPGTLEYRHRGQELATEIRRIVENRPPR comes from the coding sequence ATGACGACTGAGGCCCCGGCCGTCAGTCGGTCTGTCGTCCGGCAGGCACTCGCTCGGGTCGAGGTGCCCGAGCAGCACCGATTCTCGGCGGCCGACGCGACGATTACGCACGTCGATGGCGGCGTCAACGACGTGTTCTTCGTCGGCGGTCCCGACCACGACGAGTTCGTCGTCAAGTTCGCGGCCTACTCCACGAGGGCACACTTTCGCGCAGGCGTCGCGGCGTATCGGTTGCTCGCCGAATACACCGACCTCCCGGTTCCAACAGTCTACGCCTTCGAGGAGAACCCCGCTGAGACGCCGCCGTTCGTCGTGATGGAGCGACTCCCCGGCGAGGAGTTGGCCGCGGACTTCCGAGATGTGGCGAGTGTGACGGCCCCCGACGCGGTGCGAATTTTGGGTGCCGTCGTCGGCGAGTTCGCAACGATTCCCGAGTCAGCGACCGACGGATACGGGCCGATTCAGTCGTTCGATGACGATGGCTCGGGACCACGGGCCGTCGCCAACTTCGACGACTGCGCGACGATGCTCGTGGAGTACGGAGAAACGCTCTACGACGGCTCACCGGACCACGACGCGCTCGAAGAAATCGTGCCAGCGGTTCCCGAGTTCCTCCGCGCGAATCGGGACCGATTTCCGACCGAACCGACTCCTTCCGTGGTCATCACCGACCTGTCTCCGCAGAATCTGCTGAGTCGTGATGGAACTCCGCCGGACGGCATCGACGGCGTAACCGGAGTGTTCGACTTAGAACGCGCCAAAATCGGGCCGCTCGAATTCACCGCCATCAACACGGAGTATCTCCTGTCGAGGTACGTCTCCGACCCGGACCCCGTCCGCGAAGCACTCTACGACCCGCTCCCGTTCGACTCGGACGTGCCCGCCCGCGACCTCTACCGGTTGATCGCCATGGGACGGTCGGTCAACGCGCTCGCGCGCTGGTACGACCCCGGCACGCTGGAGTACCGTCACCGTGGACAGGAACTGGCCACCGAAATCCGTCGAATCGTCGAAAATCGTCCGCCGCGTTGA
- a CDS encoding DUF2391 family protein has protein sequence MVGNKKRFALADSAQQIVGGFLLAGPFVVTEEVWRLAENMETWQGLLTVLIVFGVGYGALYKADDERDPDREAEVAGIPSRFISLMLVSFGSVAILVLVFDAPETFLSDTYLDGVSRQTMATTLKALSVGSIFSVVGAATADSVF, from the coding sequence ATGGTCGGAAACAAGAAACGGTTCGCGCTGGCCGACTCCGCCCAACAGATAGTGGGCGGGTTCCTGCTCGCCGGGCCGTTCGTCGTCACGGAGGAGGTGTGGCGACTCGCAGAGAACATGGAGACGTGGCAGGGACTGCTGACGGTCCTCATAGTCTTCGGCGTCGGCTACGGCGCGCTCTACAAGGCCGACGACGAACGCGACCCCGACCGCGAGGCGGAGGTCGCGGGCATCCCCTCGCGGTTCATCTCGCTGATGCTCGTCTCGTTCGGGTCCGTCGCTATCCTCGTCCTCGTCTTCGACGCACCCGAGACGTTCCTCTCGGACACCTATCTCGATGGGGTCTCTCGGCAGACGATGGCGACGACGCTCAAAGCACTCTCCGTCGGTTCAATCTTCAGCGTCGTCGGCGCGGCCACCGCTGACAGCGTGTTCTGA
- a CDS encoding class I SAM-dependent methyltransferase, with translation MSVRDEFDEWAADGRDKGMEDRHWHTAKHVLARMPVDAGDTVLDLGTGSGYALRALRDTKRAGRAYGLDGSPEMAQNARGYTDDDNVGFLVGDFDHLPFADDSVDHVFTMEAFYYANDPQQTLEEIKRVLRPGGTFYCAVNYYEENVHSHEWQEFIDVEMTRWSAAEYREAFEEAGLYVAEQDNIPDRDIDIPDESEFPTDDWETREAMVERYREFGTLLTVGVAP, from the coding sequence ATGAGCGTCCGCGACGAGTTCGACGAGTGGGCGGCCGACGGCCGCGACAAGGGAATGGAAGACCGCCACTGGCACACGGCGAAGCACGTCCTCGCTCGGATGCCCGTGGATGCGGGGGATACGGTCCTCGACTTGGGCACCGGGAGCGGGTACGCGCTTCGTGCGCTCCGCGACACGAAGCGCGCCGGTCGAGCGTACGGTCTCGACGGTTCGCCGGAGATGGCCCAGAATGCCCGCGGGTACACCGACGACGACAACGTCGGCTTTCTGGTCGGCGACTTCGACCACCTGCCGTTCGCCGACGACAGCGTGGACCACGTCTTCACGATGGAGGCGTTCTACTACGCCAACGACCCGCAACAGACCTTAGAAGAGATCAAACGAGTTCTGCGACCGGGTGGCACCTTCTACTGTGCGGTCAACTACTACGAGGAGAACGTCCACTCCCACGAGTGGCAGGAGTTCATCGACGTGGAGATGACTCGCTGGTCGGCCGCAGAGTACCGCGAAGCGTTCGAAGAAGCAGGTCTCTACGTCGCCGAGCAGGACAACATTCCGGACCGAGACATCGACATCCCCGACGAGAGCGAGTTCCCCACCGACGACTGGGAGACCCGCGAGGCGATGGTCGAGCGATATCGGGAGTTCGGGACGTTGTTGACCGTCGGCGTCGCGCCTTGA
- a CDS encoding DUF7501 family protein yields MSATTWNDPNHCPFCGTELETPGAGFVDHLGTSEECETGFETWRSNVAGDLAGGWSG; encoded by the coding sequence ATGTCAGCAACGACGTGGAACGACCCGAATCACTGCCCGTTCTGTGGCACCGAACTCGAAACTCCCGGCGCGGGCTTCGTGGACCACCTCGGAACGAGCGAAGAGTGCGAGACCGGGTTCGAGACGTGGAGGAGTAACGTCGCAGGCGACCTCGCTGGCGGTTGGAGCGGATAA
- a CDS encoding peroxidase-related enzyme (This protein belongs to a clade of uncharacterized proteins related to peroxidases such as the alkylhydroperoxidase AhpD.): protein MADDPMSNFPVPETEDLPDDLRERIEEETERAGFTPNVFRAYGYKPSHFRPFFQYHDALVEDTPLDREEVEMIVVTVSGVNDCLYCVVAHGALCRFYSERPKLADQLATNHRAADLSERRRAMLDFAVKLTEQPGRVTEADLDALREVGLSDEEIWDVGSVTAFFNLSNRMSTLADMRPNEEFYTFAREME from the coding sequence ATGGCCGACGACCCCATGTCGAACTTTCCGGTTCCGGAGACCGAGGACCTACCAGACGACCTCCGAGAACGAATCGAAGAGGAGACCGAACGCGCCGGGTTCACGCCGAACGTCTTCCGCGCGTACGGCTACAAACCGAGTCACTTCCGGCCGTTCTTCCAGTACCACGACGCACTGGTCGAGGACACGCCGCTCGACCGCGAAGAAGTCGAGATGATAGTCGTCACGGTCAGTGGCGTCAACGACTGTCTGTACTGCGTGGTCGCCCACGGCGCGCTCTGTCGGTTTTACAGCGAGCGCCCGAAACTCGCCGACCAACTCGCCACCAACCACCGCGCCGCCGACCTCTCGGAGCGTCGGCGCGCGATGCTCGACTTCGCAGTGAAGTTGACCGAGCAACCGGGAAGAGTAACAGAAGCAGATCTCGACGCACTCCGCGAAGTTGGACTCTCCGACGAGGAAATTTGGGACGTGGGGAGCGTCACCGCCTTCTTCAACCTGAGCAACCGCATGTCCACGCTGGCGGACATGCGCCCGAACGAGGAGTTCTACACGTTCGCGCGGGAGATGGAGTGA
- a CDS encoding DUF1684 domain-containing protein translates to MTTEEDDFDQTQWSEELQSHREQKDEMFADHPQSPIPPEEREDFDGLDYFDPDPKYRVTADVEVHDQPEPVEMDVSAGRPQRYLRVATLRFSIDEEAYELTGYQQESQDGLFVPFRDKTTGQQTYKDGRYMEFEPEADLAEIDEMTLDFNLAYSPFCAFSETFSCPLAPEENWLDVEILAGEKDY, encoded by the coding sequence ATGACTACGGAAGAAGACGACTTCGACCAAACACAGTGGAGCGAAGAACTCCAGAGTCACCGCGAGCAGAAAGACGAGATGTTCGCCGACCACCCACAGTCGCCCATCCCACCAGAAGAGCGCGAGGACTTCGACGGCCTCGACTACTTCGACCCCGACCCCAAGTATCGCGTCACCGCCGACGTCGAGGTCCACGACCAACCCGAACCTGTCGAGATGGACGTGAGTGCGGGGCGACCACAGCGATACCTGCGCGTCGCCACGCTCCGATTCAGCATCGACGAGGAAGCCTACGAACTCACAGGCTACCAGCAGGAGAGCCAAGACGGCCTGTTCGTCCCGTTCCGGGACAAGACGACTGGACAGCAGACGTACAAAGACGGCCGCTACATGGAGTTCGAACCAGAGGCCGACCTCGCCGAAATAGACGAGATGACGCTGGACTTCAACCTCGCGTACTCGCCGTTCTGCGCGTTCAGCGAGACGTTCTCCTGCCCGCTCGCGCCCGAGGAGAACTGGCTCGACGTGGAGATTCTGGCTGGCGAGAAAGACTACTGA
- a CDS encoding ATP-dependent DNA helicase: MTSADSWREVFGHDDPYDEQVDGIETAVETAEDGGFTVLEGACGTGKTMLALTAGIHLVRDPDSQFERVFVLTSVKQQLRQFEEDLQTINENLPDNWDPVTAQTLVGKADVCPYNRENAGGIDDENVYSRCETLREDTRAITGEGGSTTAQNLVSRARSQQTGLADSRNQGRAAASYLETADEPTPYPPEMPEYDDLEYCPFYAQFLEDVPEDGDPIEAVPFDFDSMGLIDSEELVSLSVQHGTCPHSMMGALLPHVEVVVGNYYHAFDPVTTATFTGALLDDETFVVCDEAHMLEPRVRDLVSDAVADQTLRDAESELSRVIQPLQFDKEGKESHTTADANLVRGELQDSDVNLSEIEETREFIRDLREELDRRVTAHLEREHRGWKSNLTDLPDDEIPLRPPTQPQQDEISEWAEDRGYHDGVWVRAEAVGAVVSRILNEAEDEEKERACLPAGRVLGEWYRNDHEHYFREIVLERTWNDMEPNKSWRRAYNARLAMQNCVPSDAIGEQLGEFGGGVLMSATLEPLDVFEEVTGLNHLQENDRRPVVERTYGLNFPEENRESFAVDAPKFTYDNRGQTDEETQTRQVYAAALRDVAQSSPGNVLVGMPNYAEAKWAAETLRENSSIEKPVLLDESSADDVTEDLKDEFFGGQSKVLVTSLRGTLTEGVDYEGDKLHAAVVCGVPIINTASPRTKAVRTAYDRAFGDGFEYALTVPAVRKARQALGRVIRGWDEVGVRVLVDKRYARESWNSVRDFFPDHEREEFQPVSPDMLSLGLERFWRD, encoded by the coding sequence GTGACTTCCGCCGATTCGTGGCGCGAGGTGTTCGGCCACGACGACCCCTACGACGAGCAGGTAGACGGCATCGAGACAGCCGTCGAGACCGCCGAAGACGGTGGGTTCACCGTCCTCGAAGGAGCCTGCGGGACCGGCAAGACGATGCTCGCGCTGACCGCGGGCATCCACCTCGTTCGGGACCCCGACAGCCAATTCGAGCGAGTGTTCGTCCTGACCAGTGTCAAACAGCAGTTGCGCCAGTTCGAAGAAGACCTCCAGACCATCAACGAAAATTTGCCCGACAACTGGGACCCCGTCACCGCCCAGACGCTCGTCGGGAAGGCCGACGTGTGTCCGTACAACCGCGAGAATGCGGGCGGCATCGACGACGAGAACGTCTACAGCCGCTGTGAGACCCTACGCGAGGATACCCGCGCGATAACTGGGGAGGGTGGCTCCACGACGGCTCAGAATCTCGTTTCGCGCGCTCGAAGCCAGCAAACCGGCTTGGCCGATAGCCGCAATCAGGGCCGGGCGGCTGCCTCCTACCTCGAAACAGCCGACGAACCGACGCCCTACCCACCGGAGATGCCGGAGTACGACGACCTCGAATACTGCCCGTTCTACGCGCAGTTCCTCGAAGACGTGCCCGAAGACGGCGACCCCATCGAAGCCGTGCCGTTCGACTTCGACAGCATGGGACTCATCGACTCTGAGGAACTGGTTTCCTTGTCCGTTCAGCACGGCACCTGCCCGCACTCGATGATGGGCGCGCTACTGCCCCACGTCGAGGTCGTCGTCGGAAATTATTATCACGCGTTCGACCCCGTGACGACGGCCACCTTCACGGGTGCGTTGCTGGACGACGAGACGTTCGTCGTCTGCGACGAGGCGCACATGCTGGAACCGCGCGTGCGCGACTTGGTGAGCGACGCGGTGGCCGACCAGACGCTTCGAGACGCAGAATCGGAACTCAGTCGAGTTATCCAACCGCTCCAATTCGACAAGGAGGGCAAGGAGAGCCACACCACCGCCGACGCCAATCTGGTGCGCGGCGAACTGCAAGACAGCGACGTGAACCTCTCGGAAATCGAGGAGACTCGCGAGTTCATCCGGGACTTGCGCGAAGAGTTGGACCGCCGAGTCACGGCCCACCTCGAACGCGAGCATCGCGGCTGGAAGTCGAACCTGACCGACTTGCCGGACGACGAGATTCCACTGCGACCCCCGACGCAACCACAGCAGGACGAGATCAGCGAGTGGGCCGAAGACCGAGGCTACCACGATGGGGTCTGGGTGCGCGCCGAGGCAGTCGGCGCGGTGGTGTCTCGAATCCTGAACGAGGCCGAAGACGAGGAGAAAGAGCGCGCCTGCCTCCCCGCTGGTCGCGTCCTCGGCGAGTGGTATCGCAACGACCACGAGCACTACTTCCGGGAAATCGTCTTGGAGCGGACGTGGAACGACATGGAGCCGAACAAGTCGTGGCGACGCGCATACAACGCCCGCCTCGCCATGCAGAACTGCGTGCCGAGCGACGCCATCGGCGAGCAACTCGGGGAGTTCGGCGGTGGCGTCCTGATGAGCGCGACGCTCGAACCGCTCGACGTGTTCGAGGAGGTGACGGGGCTGAACCATCTTCAGGAGAACGACCGCCGACCAGTCGTGGAGCGAACCTACGGCCTGAACTTCCCCGAAGAGAACCGCGAGAGTTTCGCGGTCGATGCCCCCAAATTCACCTACGACAACCGTGGCCAGACGGACGAGGAGACCCAGACAAGACAGGTGTACGCCGCCGCGCTCCGCGACGTCGCTCAGTCGTCGCCCGGCAACGTCCTCGTCGGGATGCCCAACTACGCCGAGGCGAAGTGGGCCGCCGAGACGCTGCGCGAGAACTCCAGTATCGAAAAGCCAGTTCTGCTGGACGAGTCGAGTGCCGACGACGTGACCGAGGACCTGAAAGACGAGTTCTTCGGCGGCCAGTCGAAAGTGCTGGTGACGAGTCTGCGCGGCACGCTGACCGAGGGCGTGGACTACGAGGGCGACAAACTTCACGCGGCAGTCGTCTGTGGCGTCCCCATCATCAACACCGCGAGTCCCCGGACGAAGGCAGTCAGAACTGCCTACGACCGAGCGTTCGGCGACGGATTCGAGTACGCCCTGACCGTGCCCGCGGTGCGAAAGGCCAGACAGGCGCTCGGCCGGGTGATTCGGGGCTGGGACGAAGTCGGCGTGCGAGTGTTGGTGGACAAACGCTACGCGCGCGAGTCGTGGAACAGCGTGCGGGACTTTTTCCCCGACCACGAACGCGAGGAGTTCCAACCGGTGAGTCCGGACATGCTGTCGCTCGGGTTGGAGCGGTTCTGGCGCGACTGA
- a CDS encoding outer membrane protein assembly factor BamB family protein yields the protein MQRTTKLSVLLVTTLLLVSSASLGGAVLAGSSMAANASDDAWQSDRADSARTGATNAAGTSVEYADTAWDTEGEGEPTGVAVADGTAYVGYETEHQTAVSKGAVVAQNATTGAEAWNRTDLSVAVGTPAVSGDTVYVSTETITSPPSYDVGKAGLFALDADTGETKWRFEGTTDWETAPVLTDGAVYGISNGTLYALDTETGEKRWSVETSAGVNGYTGYGGLAVTDGTVYVTGADGTVTAYSTSDGSQQWNVSVPAASDMSGPAVSEGALYVTAQPNVVYRLSADDGGVEWRRPVRAKFEDSEPNWISEPAVTDGTVYVTSDDHYEDGDDERVGAVHALDVKTGTEDWQFRTAARLTSAPTVGEDAVYVGGDYATVGDYSASYRGEEPTKYGIHASASHTVVYSLDRADGSQRWSYATKSGRWYEDPFVTAPVNGRVYVAESDDRALSSGGKVYSLNGSETKPSDEHQVADDEPRTRDSEPTATIRTAPKNAEERELAGNSTVKLRANASDEDDEIATYEWDLDGDGTFETTGKRAEVTVPACDSVEVTLRVTSSDGDTATETITLDAGA from the coding sequence ATGCAACGAACAACGAAACTATCGGTACTGCTAGTAACGACCCTCCTCCTCGTCTCGTCGGCCTCGCTCGGCGGGGCGGTCCTCGCCGGGTCGTCGATGGCGGCGAACGCCAGTGATGACGCGTGGCAGAGCGACCGCGCCGACAGTGCGCGAACCGGCGCGACGAACGCCGCCGGAACGAGCGTGGAGTACGCAGACACCGCGTGGGACACAGAGGGAGAAGGCGAGCCCACCGGCGTGGCCGTCGCAGACGGCACCGCCTACGTCGGGTACGAAACCGAACACCAAACCGCCGTGAGTAAGGGCGCAGTCGTCGCTCAAAACGCGACGACTGGCGCGGAGGCGTGGAACCGAACTGACCTCTCGGTCGCGGTCGGTACGCCCGCGGTCTCCGGTGACACGGTGTACGTCTCCACGGAGACGATCACCAGTCCGCCGAGCTACGATGTTGGGAAAGCCGGACTCTTCGCACTCGACGCCGACACCGGTGAGACGAAGTGGCGCTTCGAGGGAACCACCGACTGGGAGACCGCGCCCGTCCTCACCGACGGAGCGGTGTACGGCATCTCGAACGGGACGCTCTACGCACTCGACACGGAGACCGGTGAGAAACGCTGGAGCGTGGAGACTTCGGCGGGAGTCAATGGCTACACCGGCTACGGGGGCCTCGCAGTCACCGACGGAACGGTCTACGTGACCGGAGCAGACGGAACCGTGACGGCCTACTCGACCAGCGACGGGAGCCAACAGTGGAACGTGTCAGTCCCTGCCGCGTCGGACATGTCTGGTCCTGCAGTCTCGGAGGGGGCACTCTACGTCACCGCACAACCGAACGTCGTCTACCGGTTGTCGGCGGACGACGGGGGCGTCGAGTGGCGGCGGCCCGTGCGAGCGAAGTTCGAGGACAGCGAACCAAACTGGATTAGCGAACCTGCGGTCACCGACGGAACGGTGTACGTCACCAGCGACGACCACTACGAAGACGGCGACGACGAACGCGTCGGCGCGGTTCACGCGCTGGACGTGAAGACGGGCACCGAAGACTGGCAGTTCCGAACTGCCGCGCGACTCACGAGCGCGCCAACGGTCGGTGAGGACGCGGTGTACGTGGGCGGCGACTACGCAACCGTGGGCGACTACAGCGCGAGCTACCGCGGCGAGGAACCGACCAAGTACGGGATTCACGCCAGTGCCTCCCATACGGTCGTCTACTCGCTCGACAGAGCGGACGGAAGCCAGCGGTGGAGTTACGCCACCAAGAGCGGAAGGTGGTACGAGGACCCGTTCGTCACGGCACCCGTGAACGGTCGCGTCTACGTCGCCGAGAGTGACGACCGAGCGTTGTCTTCCGGTGGGAAAGTCTACAGCCTGAACGGGAGCGAGACGAAACCGAGCGACGAGCATCAGGTCGCAGACGACGAACCGCGGACGCGAGACTCCGAACCGACGGCGACGATTCGGACCGCGCCGAAGAACGCCGAAGAGCGAGAACTTGCGGGCAACTCGACGGTGAAACTACGGGCGAACGCGAGCGACGAGGACGACGAGATAGCCACCTACGAGTGGGACCTCGACGGTGACGGCACCTTCGAGACCACTGGCAAGCGTGCGGAAGTGACCGTCCCGGCGTGCGACAGCGTCGAAGTCACACTGCGCGTCACCAGTAGCGACGGCGACACAGCGACGGAGACGATTACGCTCGACGCCGGAGCGTAA
- a CDS encoding plastocyanin/azurin family copper-binding protein, which yields MGENQHARLSRRAVLAAAATTGALAGIGGVRGGGKFGRTQTAGIALDARVSGWVGQSPQSVAGATNPTLSLEPGVTYRVTWTNADGIPHSFVVEDADENSLVETDVLSEQGVTQTVEFEATPAMAEYYCAVHPQTMRGTVAVESGGATETATESETTVESGRVPVLEAETIVLGGRVGYWLGLAPSAIQGRPNPPLRLRAGQEYELVWLNLDGVEHDFHVVNASGEDLADTSSRDDVGETHETSFEATPAMAEYLCAFHPQSMRGAVEVVSESEVE from the coding sequence ATGGGGGAAAATCAACACGCGCGGCTGTCGCGGCGGGCCGTCCTCGCGGCCGCCGCGACGACCGGGGCACTCGCAGGAATCGGGGGCGTACGGGGAGGCGGAAAATTCGGAAGGACCCAGACGGCCGGAATCGCGCTGGACGCGCGGGTTTCGGGGTGGGTCGGACAGTCGCCGCAGTCGGTTGCGGGGGCGACAAATCCGACGCTCTCGCTCGAACCCGGCGTGACGTACCGCGTGACGTGGACCAACGCCGACGGAATTCCGCACAGTTTCGTCGTCGAAGACGCCGACGAGAACTCGCTCGTCGAGACGGACGTACTGTCCGAGCAGGGCGTGACCCAAACCGTCGAGTTCGAAGCGACGCCTGCGATGGCCGAGTACTATTGTGCAGTGCATCCCCAGACGATGCGAGGGACGGTGGCCGTCGAGTCAGGTGGTGCGACCGAAACGGCCACGGAGTCCGAAACGACCGTCGAGAGCGGTCGAGTGCCAGTTCTGGAAGCGGAGACCATCGTTCTCGGCGGACGGGTCGGTTACTGGCTCGGACTCGCGCCGAGCGCCATTCAGGGCCGCCCGAATCCACCGCTTCGACTTCGAGCGGGCCAAGAGTACGAACTCGTCTGGCTGAACCTAGACGGCGTCGAACACGACTTCCACGTGGTGAACGCGAGCGGCGAGGACCTCGCCGATACCAGCAGTCGGGACGACGTGGGCGAGACCCACGAAACGTCGTTCGAGGCGACGCCGGCGATGGCAGAGTACCTCTGTGCGTTCCACCCGCAGTCGATGCGGGGCGCGGTAGAGGTCGTGAGCGAGTCGGAAGTCGAGTGA